In Blastopirellula sediminis, the following proteins share a genomic window:
- a CDS encoding Gldg family protein produces the protein MAWINAITLVCFDLIFAGAFFVAMIPLLLVKQAAYAVMKRNFKSYFSNPTGYVFLAIFVLLTSMAAFWPHEFFNANLANLAQLNQNIALIMLIFIPAITMGLWADERRQGTDELLLTLPATDFDIVMGKYLAAVAVFSVSLLFSQFCNFLVLNALSEGDMDIGLFLTTYIGYWFIGLAMISLGMVASFLTNNLTLGFVMGVLINAPFVMLQYADAFVTGAGWIQFFSQASIGRQFDDFGRGVVSLSSLVYFIMLTVFGVYLSMVLIGRRHWLGGKDGESLLGHYMLRTISLVVIASSATLFFVLHDQRWDATAGKTSSISPQTMKLIRNLESDEPVRIEAFISADVPESYAETKSDLINYLNEFRGASGAKMDVFIYNDLEPFSELAEKAREQYGIMPVPVMGETRGIMQAKEIILGAAVQRGLEKVVIPFFGNRIPVEYELVRSISTVTDQQRKRIGVLTTDAMLFGGVRPDPNSPFGGFQNVAKQRIVDELEKQYDVDEVDPNEPIDPTKFDVLVAVQPSSLTQPQLDNLMTAIKAGVPTAIFDDPVPLAMNQAPPIYQPKAPLGSGMFGRQQPPPPKADIRQLWRLLGITLSGQQLITDQYFNADVIWQNYNPHPKLRIGGGQITPEWVFVDKYAPGSEEALPTLNADIDVTQNLNEVLFVLPGAVIRSKDFPQSMTFTPLIRTGTLTGTVTLDGLLRRANNQGGGHVLTGEQYTLAALIEGIPASEVDKLADPNKKPDANAKATPIRVAMVADIDLLHSAFVSLQSEKNDQVELSLDNTNFVLNLLDNLAGDERFTTIRGKNPRLARLTMVDTMTKNAVEESTREEEAAKTAFEAERKAKEEEINKPVEELQDLIAKLQQKQATQTLTAEDQIELTKLSTRVREQESVANRKLQVEAERISKELQEKQQQIQRDLDRQVLKTQNTFKMFAVVLPPIPPILVGLIVFVIRRIKEREGLSKDRIVK, from the coding sequence ATGGCTTGGATAAACGCAATTACGCTGGTCTGCTTCGACCTGATCTTCGCGGGCGCCTTCTTCGTCGCGATGATTCCGCTGCTGTTAGTCAAGCAGGCCGCCTACGCGGTGATGAAGCGAAACTTCAAATCGTACTTCAGCAACCCGACCGGCTACGTCTTTCTGGCGATCTTCGTGCTGTTGACCTCGATGGCCGCGTTCTGGCCGCACGAGTTCTTCAACGCCAACCTGGCGAACCTCGCCCAGCTGAATCAAAACATCGCGCTGATCATGTTGATCTTCATCCCGGCGATCACGATGGGTCTGTGGGCCGATGAACGTCGGCAAGGGACGGATGAACTGCTGCTGACGCTGCCGGCGACCGACTTTGACATCGTGATGGGCAAGTACCTCGCGGCGGTTGCGGTCTTCAGCGTCTCGCTCCTTTTCTCGCAGTTCTGCAACTTCCTGGTGCTGAACGCGTTGTCCGAAGGGGATATGGACATCGGCCTATTCCTGACGACCTACATCGGCTACTGGTTTATCGGCCTGGCGATGATCTCGCTCGGTATGGTCGCGTCGTTTTTGACCAACAACCTGACGCTCGGCTTTGTGATGGGGGTGTTGATCAACGCCCCGTTCGTGATGCTGCAATACGCCGACGCGTTCGTTACCGGCGCCGGGTGGATTCAGTTCTTCAGCCAGGCGAGCATCGGCCGCCAGTTTGACGACTTCGGCCGCGGCGTCGTCAGTTTGTCGTCGCTCGTCTACTTCATCATGCTGACCGTCTTCGGCGTTTATCTCAGCATGGTGCTGATCGGCCGCCGTCACTGGCTGGGCGGCAAAGATGGGGAGTCGCTGCTGGGGCACTACATGCTGCGGACAATCTCGCTGGTCGTGATCGCCAGCTCGGCGACCTTGTTCTTCGTGCTGCACGATCAGCGCTGGGACGCGACCGCCGGTAAGACCAGCTCGATTTCGCCGCAAACGATGAAGCTGATTCGCAACCTCGAATCGGACGAACCGGTCCGTATCGAAGCGTTCATCAGCGCCGACGTGCCGGAGTCGTACGCCGAAACGAAGAGCGATCTGATCAACTACCTGAACGAATTCCGCGGCGCCAGCGGCGCCAAGATGGACGTCTTCATCTACAACGACCTGGAGCCGTTCAGCGAATTGGCCGAAAAGGCTCGCGAACAATACGGCATCATGCCGGTTCCGGTGATGGGTGAAACCCGCGGCATCATGCAGGCGAAGGAGATCATCCTCGGCGCCGCCGTTCAGCGCGGTTTGGAGAAAGTGGTCATTCCGTTCTTCGGCAACCGTATTCCGGTTGAATATGAACTGGTCCGCTCGATCAGCACCGTGACCGATCAACAGCGCAAGCGAATCGGCGTGTTGACGACCGACGCGATGCTCTTTGGCGGCGTTCGCCCTGACCCGAACAGTCCGTTCGGCGGTTTCCAGAATGTGGCGAAGCAGCGGATCGTTGACGAACTTGAAAAGCAATACGACGTCGACGAAGTCGATCCGAACGAACCGATCGATCCGACCAAGTTCGACGTGCTAGTGGCGGTTCAGCCTTCTAGTCTAACGCAGCCGCAGTTGGACAACCTGATGACGGCGATCAAGGCCGGCGTTCCGACCGCGATCTTTGACGACCCGGTCCCGCTCGCGATGAACCAGGCGCCGCCGATCTATCAACCGAAAGCTCCGCTCGGCAGCGGGATGTTCGGTCGACAACAACCGCCGCCCCCGAAAGCGGACATTCGTCAGCTCTGGAGACTGCTGGGCATCACGCTGAGCGGCCAGCAGCTGATTACCGATCAGTATTTCAACGCCGACGTCATCTGGCAGAACTACAACCCGCATCCAAAATTGCGAATAGGCGGCGGACAGATTACGCCGGAGTGGGTCTTCGTCGACAAGTACGCTCCTGGTTCCGAGGAGGCGTTGCCGACCCTCAATGCCGACATCGACGTCACGCAGAACCTGAACGAAGTCCTCTTCGTTCTGCCGGGCGCCGTTATTCGCAGCAAAGATTTTCCGCAGTCGATGACCTTCACCCCGCTGATCCGGACCGGCACGCTGACCGGTACGGTCACCTTGGACGGTCTGCTGCGGCGCGCCAATAACCAAGGGGGCGGACACGTTCTGACCGGCGAACAATACACGCTCGCCGCGTTGATCGAAGGCATTCCGGCCAGCGAAGTTGATAAGCTCGCCGACCCGAACAAGAAGCCAGATGCGAACGCCAAAGCGACGCCGATTCGCGTGGCGATGGTCGCCGACATCGACTTGCTGCACAGCGCGTTCGTGAGCCTTCAGTCGGAAAAGAACGACCAGGTGGAGTTGAGCCTCGACAATACGAACTTCGTTTTGAATTTGCTCGACAACCTGGCCGGCGACGAACGCTTTACCACGATCCGCGGCAAGAATCCTCGCTTGGCCCGTCTGACGATGGTCGACACGATGACCAAGAATGCGGTCGAAGAAAGCACGCGCGAAGAAGAAGCGGCCAAGACCGCGTTTGAAGCGGAGCGAAAAGCGAAAGAAGAAGAAATTAACAAGCCGGTCGAAGAGTTGCAGGACCTGATCGCCAAGTTGCAGCAAAAACAGGCGACGCAGACGCTGACCGCGGAAGATCAGATCGAGCTGACCAAACTGTCGACGCGGGTTCGCGAACAAGAGTCGGTCGCCAATCGCAAGCTGCAAGTCGAAGCCGAACGGATCTCGAAGGAGTTGCAAGAGAAGCAACAGCAGATCCAGCGCGATCTCGATCGCCAGGTGCTGAAGACGCAGAACACCTTCAAGATGTTCGCCGTCGTACTGCCGCCGATTCCGCCGATCCTGGTCGGCTTGATCGTCTTCGTCATCCGTCGCATCAAGGAACGCGAAGGGCTGTCGAAAGACCGCATCGTCAAGTAA
- a CDS encoding DUF4340 domain-containing protein, whose product MNELVKTSIFVGIATLFTIGAIASRPVLAPSNPQDEVGKPLFPEFTNPDQAANLSITKYDSEIVTLNTLTLEDSPTGWIVTSEGGYPADASEQVRAAATALIDLKVIDAFDALPSQLAEFGLVKPDVETLDITDSGVGELVVIADSSKKPLAELIIGKQDASQPAIRYVRIPSRDRIYVVELNPEAFPIEFKKWIDSDLLELNPFDVTQMTFGDYSAALLQGNGSARIDRADRMEAVVDYSDIDNKWTLSSFQLPQNGRLAPAELGPGEKLNENALTAVRTALDELQLVDVVKKPAGLAENLKVEGQFNNEGLDTLILNGFLPYGTKPMKLIGDSGEISIHTRDAVKYRLLFGKEQDGGADGTRRFLMIQVELDRAALGAPEMTAVPELKEGDGVDVKKLAEEIAAIKLANDRALDAYREKENAAMRKVFEMNSRFADWYYVIPNEQYQKIMLSKERLIESPAGAAAGPKPNQSGVPLMLQGLPGAAKPPVTQPPVQSMQPATKPAAEEAKPADAGKPADTPEKPAEEKPKSEEAPKSETPAEEKPAADAPKAEAPSAEKPAEPATETPAPEESK is encoded by the coding sequence ATGAACGAACTTGTTAAAACGTCGATTTTTGTGGGAATCGCCACGCTGTTTACGATCGGAGCGATCGCTTCGCGGCCGGTCTTGGCGCCCAGCAATCCGCAAGATGAAGTCGGCAAGCCCCTCTTCCCGGAATTCACCAATCCGGATCAAGCGGCGAACCTCTCGATCACGAAGTACGACAGCGAAATCGTCACGCTCAACACGTTGACGCTCGAAGACAGCCCGACCGGCTGGATCGTTACGTCGGAAGGGGGCTATCCGGCCGACGCGTCGGAGCAAGTTCGTGCTGCCGCGACGGCGCTGATCGACTTGAAGGTGATCGACGCGTTCGACGCGCTTCCGAGCCAACTGGCCGAGTTTGGTCTGGTGAAGCCGGACGTTGAGACGCTCGACATTACCGATAGCGGCGTCGGCGAGTTGGTGGTGATCGCCGACTCGAGCAAGAAGCCGCTCGCCGAGTTGATCATCGGCAAGCAGGATGCGTCGCAACCGGCGATTCGTTACGTTCGCATCCCGAGTCGCGATCGCATCTACGTCGTCGAGCTCAATCCAGAAGCGTTTCCGATCGAGTTCAAAAAGTGGATCGACAGCGATCTGCTCGAGCTGAATCCGTTTGACGTCACCCAAATGACGTTTGGCGATTACAGCGCCGCCCTCTTGCAAGGGAACGGCTCCGCACGCATCGACCGCGCTGATCGGATGGAAGCGGTCGTCGACTACAGCGATATCGACAACAAGTGGACCCTCAGCAGCTTCCAGCTGCCGCAGAACGGGCGACTCGCTCCGGCTGAACTCGGTCCCGGCGAAAAACTGAACGAAAACGCCCTGACCGCCGTTCGCACCGCGCTCGACGAGTTGCAACTGGTCGACGTCGTGAAGAAACCGGCCGGCCTGGCCGAAAACCTGAAGGTGGAAGGACAGTTCAACAACGAAGGGCTTGATACGCTGATCCTGAACGGTTTCTTGCCGTACGGGACGAAGCCGATGAAATTGATCGGCGACAGCGGCGAAATCAGCATCCATACGAGAGACGCCGTGAAGTATCGCTTGCTCTTCGGTAAGGAGCAGGATGGGGGCGCCGACGGAACGCGACGCTTCCTGATGATTCAGGTCGAACTCGATCGCGCCGCTTTGGGAGCGCCGGAGATGACCGCGGTTCCCGAGTTGAAAGAAGGGGACGGCGTCGATGTGAAGAAACTCGCGGAAGAAATCGCCGCGATCAAGCTGGCCAACGATCGCGCCTTGGACGCCTATCGCGAAAAAGAGAACGCCGCGATGCGGAAGGTCTTTGAAATGAATTCACGATTCGCCGACTGGTACTACGTCATTCCGAACGAACAGTATCAGAAGATCATGCTGTCGAAAGAGAGACTGATCGAATCGCCGGCCGGCGCCGCAGCCGGTCCGAAGCCGAATCAATCAGGCGTGCCGCTGATGTTGCAAGGTTTGCCGGGCGCCGCCAAGCCGCCGGTGACCCAGCCGCCGGTCCAGTCGATGCAGCCAGCGACGAAGCCGGCCGCAGAAGAGGCGAAGCCCGCCGACGCAGGTAAGCCGGCTGACACGCCGGAGAAACCGGCCGAGGAAAAGCCGAAGAGCGAGGAAGCGCCGAAGAGCGAAACTCCGGCCGAAGAGAAGCCTGCCGCTGATGCGCCAAAAGCGGAAGCGCCGAGCGCAGAAAAGCCGGCCGAACCTGCGACCGAAACGCCGGCGCCGGAAGAGTCGAAGTAG
- a CDS encoding M60 family metallopeptidase — MLRFAGLLAALLCCHGLTSSTLAANANEKLTPTLQKATRDEKLTAEEFLAVKKALIAEAKRSTPSSKEMTDLIEKLREAPAAKIGPDRKNHLKVLDNTLVSLRAIYEGELAGQVLPPAKLQKHPSADLFPGAIESQIRFATHNCEINVNAYRWQSTGLYAPPGVVIRVTIPEEFVGAGWKVRIGCNSTTIDAPKHLTLKRFPDIDRVYDLSKGTTPIASSFGGLIYIELPLPKAKEYLGRDSDIYNLVDSYDPPAPQLCTVQMTNVIQAPRYVHGVTNVGEWRAQIRNYPAPYAEIGSGKVIFMIPSHFVREFDTPDLMMNKWDQVIDAMSELSGRPKTKPFPHRVLIEPHINAGAAFASYPINVPYGWASDILKGEPGWGMGHELGHLHQHRSWTYQGCGEVTVNIFAIYSLTKVNGSVPDRGTREKAIADARKYLSKPLAERSWMTVKGELFERLAFYTILETELGWEPFQQVFREYRRLPLDQHLKSDVDRASDFMIRMSKATNKDLGPYFVQWGVQVNDEALQKTKSYPAWESEMVRETLKQ; from the coding sequence ATGCTGCGATTCGCCGGGCTCCTTGCGGCCCTTCTTTGTTGTCATGGATTGACCAGTTCTACTTTGGCCGCCAACGCCAATGAAAAGCTGACGCCGACGTTGCAAAAAGCGACGCGGGACGAAAAACTGACGGCTGAAGAGTTTCTTGCCGTGAAGAAGGCGCTGATTGCCGAAGCGAAACGAAGCACGCCGTCGAGCAAGGAAATGACCGACCTGATCGAAAAGCTCCGCGAAGCGCCGGCCGCGAAGATCGGTCCTGATCGCAAGAACCATTTGAAGGTGCTGGACAACACGCTGGTCAGCCTGCGGGCGATCTACGAGGGAGAACTCGCCGGTCAGGTACTTCCTCCTGCGAAGCTACAGAAGCACCCGTCGGCCGATCTCTTTCCTGGCGCCATCGAATCGCAGATTCGGTTTGCGACTCACAATTGCGAAATCAACGTCAATGCCTATCGCTGGCAAAGCACCGGGCTGTACGCTCCGCCGGGCGTGGTGATCCGCGTGACGATTCCGGAAGAATTCGTCGGCGCAGGATGGAAGGTTCGGATCGGCTGCAACTCGACGACGATCGACGCGCCGAAGCATCTGACGCTCAAACGTTTTCCCGATATCGATCGCGTCTACGATTTGAGCAAAGGGACGACGCCGATCGCTTCGTCGTTTGGCGGCTTGATCTACATCGAACTCCCGCTGCCGAAAGCGAAGGAGTACCTTGGCCGCGATAGCGACATCTATAACCTGGTCGACAGCTACGATCCCCCTGCCCCGCAGCTTTGCACGGTGCAAATGACCAACGTCATTCAGGCGCCTCGTTACGTGCACGGCGTGACGAACGTCGGCGAGTGGCGTGCTCAGATTCGCAACTATCCGGCGCCCTACGCCGAGATCGGCAGCGGCAAGGTGATCTTCATGATCCCGTCCCATTTCGTGCGTGAGTTTGATACGCCTGATCTGATGATGAACAAATGGGATCAGGTGATCGACGCGATGAGCGAGCTTTCGGGACGTCCAAAAACGAAGCCGTTCCCGCATCGCGTGCTGATCGAACCGCACATTAACGCTGGGGCCGCGTTCGCCAGCTACCCGATCAACGTTCCTTACGGCTGGGCCAGCGACATCCTGAAAGGAGAGCCAGGCTGGGGGATGGGGCACGAACTGGGGCACTTGCACCAGCATCGCTCGTGGACCTACCAAGGCTGCGGCGAAGTGACGGTCAATATCTTCGCCATCTACTCGCTGACCAAAGTGAACGGCAGCGTGCCGGACCGTGGAACACGGGAGAAAGCGATTGCCGACGCTCGCAAGTATCTCAGCAAGCCGCTGGCGGAGCGAAGCTGGATGACGGTGAAGGGAGAGTTGTTCGAGCGGCTCGCCTTCTACACGATTCTGGAAACCGAGCTTGGCTGGGAACCGTTCCAGCAGGTCTTCCGCGAATACCGCCGGCTGCCGCTCGATCAGCATCTGAAGTCGGACGTCGACCGCGCCAGCGACTTTATGATCCGGATGTCGAAAGCGACGAACAAGGATCTGGGGCCTTACTTCGTGCAGTGGGGCGTGCAGGTCAACGACGAAGCGCTCCAGAAGACAAAATCCTATCCAGCGTGGGAGTCGGAGATGGTTCGCGAAACGCTGAAGCAGTAG
- a CDS encoding tetratricopeptide repeat protein, producing the protein MTRTLLLGLALLGICSHALTSSAQTLPTELPPVLVPRQQPTEADANRTATEALLIEGRMLQQREKLSAAQRRFQRAHRLAPESEAILQAIVEVAFSQKRMEEGSRYALLLVDRQEDASDDFLSLMGAYAVESGDLARGARLYERAVLGLAERKANSQLMATRLRLLDLYTKLDDAPRAAEQATAIQALIDQKLPEVDTIMSANGGQSGMTIRRAIGEAFLSSGDYEAAEEQFRAAIGDAEPEQLDLQLARIDLAADRLAAAEERVQRVIAAKRDIAAGELPYRLLQQIWTKQGSSAAEVRQRLLQELTPQSEANPDDAALAYFLANLQLEEEHWDQAIALIQPHLEKSPRRTVYPMLTLAYWKTHNWDALLNTLSTVAERNRNLSSLQPELEQIAADDVAVDALVAAAEKRRESDAGVTLPTALAIAQIRHLRDQSEEALKWLDVASQIDPVSAAPSQIDFALAWMVAKKYDLGEKALRTASAAKMPKPGRAATYDYLAALLAMEDRYDEALAASRKAIALDSSSAALASRVPWILFYADRKEEADRSYRRLLAQFDNNREDAPTRQVLRQARLMLSSLAKDDEQREEWLEQILDEFPEDVGAMNDLAYLWADGGRNLGRATLMLEQAVDAEPENAAYRDSLGWAYFRQGRYDQAIGQLQQAVAKINEPDPVLLEHLGDALSAAGREGEAVDAWKEAVTLLTEEADADKRASLEAKINATPAVKK; encoded by the coding sequence ATGACACGCACGCTACTACTTGGCTTGGCGCTACTGGGAATCTGCTCGCACGCGCTGACCTCCAGCGCTCAAACGCTGCCGACGGAGCTTCCGCCGGTGCTCGTTCCTCGTCAGCAGCCGACCGAAGCGGACGCCAATCGGACCGCGACGGAAGCGCTGCTGATCGAAGGGCGGATGCTTCAGCAGCGGGAGAAACTCTCCGCCGCCCAGCGCCGCTTCCAGCGGGCCCATCGCTTGGCCCCTGAATCGGAGGCGATCCTGCAAGCGATCGTGGAGGTCGCCTTCTCTCAGAAGCGGATGGAAGAAGGCTCGCGATACGCTTTGCTGCTGGTCGATCGCCAGGAAGACGCCTCGGACGACTTTCTCTCCCTGATGGGAGCGTACGCTGTCGAAAGCGGCGATCTGGCCCGCGGGGCTCGACTTTACGAACGCGCCGTCCTAGGACTCGCCGAGCGAAAAGCGAATTCGCAGTTGATGGCGACTCGGCTTCGTCTCCTCGATCTTTACACCAAACTGGACGACGCTCCCCGCGCCGCTGAGCAAGCGACTGCGATCCAAGCGTTGATCGACCAGAAACTTCCTGAGGTCGACACGATCATGTCGGCCAACGGCGGACAAAGCGGGATGACGATTCGCCGCGCGATCGGCGAGGCCTTTCTCAGCAGCGGCGATTACGAAGCGGCGGAAGAGCAATTTCGTGCCGCCATCGGTGACGCCGAACCGGAACAGCTCGACTTGCAGTTGGCCCGCATTGACCTGGCCGCCGATCGTCTTGCTGCGGCCGAAGAGCGCGTTCAGCGGGTGATCGCCGCCAAACGGGACATCGCCGCCGGCGAGCTTCCTTATCGCTTGCTCCAACAGATCTGGACCAAGCAAGGGTCGTCCGCAGCGGAAGTTCGCCAGCGTCTGCTCCAAGAACTAACGCCGCAATCCGAGGCGAACCCCGACGACGCGGCCCTCGCCTATTTCCTGGCGAACCTGCAACTGGAGGAAGAGCACTGGGACCAGGCGATCGCCCTGATTCAGCCCCATCTCGAAAAATCTCCCCGCCGCACCGTCTACCCAATGCTGACGCTCGCCTATTGGAAGACGCACAACTGGGACGCGCTGCTCAACACGCTCAGTACCGTCGCCGAACGAAACCGCAACCTTTCGTCGCTGCAACCGGAACTGGAGCAGATCGCCGCCGATGACGTCGCTGTCGATGCGCTGGTCGCCGCGGCCGAGAAGCGGCGCGAGTCGGACGCGGGCGTCACTCTGCCGACGGCGCTCGCCATCGCCCAGATTCGTCACTTGCGTGATCAGTCGGAAGAGGCGCTGAAGTGGCTTGATGTCGCGTCGCAGATCGATCCGGTCTCCGCGGCGCCATCGCAGATTGACTTCGCTCTGGCCTGGATGGTCGCCAAGAAGTATGACCTGGGCGAAAAGGCGCTCCGCACCGCATCGGCCGCCAAGATGCCGAAGCCGGGACGCGCCGCGACGTACGACTACCTCGCCGCGCTGTTGGCGATGGAAGATCGCTACGACGAGGCGCTCGCCGCTTCGCGCAAAGCGATCGCCCTCGACTCCTCTTCCGCCGCTTTGGCAAGTCGCGTTCCCTGGATCTTGTTCTACGCCGATCGAAAAGAAGAAGCCGATCGGAGCTATCGTCGCCTCTTGGCGCAGTTCGACAACAATCGGGAAGACGCCCCGACCCGCCAAGTGCTGCGACAAGCTCGGCTGATGCTCTCCTCCCTGGCCAAGGACGATGAGCAGCGGGAAGAGTGGCTTGAACAGATTTTGGATGAATTCCCGGAAGATGTCGGCGCGATGAACGACCTCGCCTATCTGTGGGCCGACGGAGGCCGCAATCTGGGCCGAGCGACGCTGATGCTCGAACAGGCGGTCGACGCCGAACCGGAAAACGCCGCCTACCGCGATAGCCTTGGCTGGGCCTATTTCCGCCAAGGCCGCTACGATCAAGCGATCGGCCAACTGCAACAAGCGGTCGCCAAGATCAATGAGCCTGATCCGGTGCTGCTAGAGCACTTGGGAGACGCTCTCTCCGCCGCGGGTCGCGAAGGAGAAGCGGTCGACGCGTGGAAAGAAGCGGTTACGCTGCTGACCGAGGAAGCGGACGCCGACAAACGAGCGTCGCTGGAAGCGAAGATCAACGCGACGCCGGCCGTGAAGAAATAG
- the rbfA gene encoding 30S ribosome-binding factor RbfA, with amino-acid sequence MSSRRLLKAASAIREVVSMAILTELRNPRVSGVTVTGVEMSPDMRQAKVHVSIMGSEQKQAECLEALQRSAGFLQAKINDRIETRYTPKLEFVIDKGVKHSIEVARILRDVLPKEEEPEDEESDDESTEPQE; translated from the coding sequence ATGAGTTCACGCCGTCTATTAAAAGCCGCTTCGGCTATTCGCGAAGTCGTCAGCATGGCGATCCTGACCGAGCTGCGCAATCCGCGCGTCTCCGGCGTCACGGTCACCGGCGTCGAAATGTCCCCTGACATGCGCCAAGCCAAGGTGCACGTTTCGATCATGGGGAGCGAACAGAAGCAAGCCGAGTGCCTCGAAGCGCTGCAGCGTTCGGCCGGCTTCCTCCAAGCCAAGATCAACGACCGAATCGAAACTCGCTATACGCCGAAGCTCGAATTCGTCATCGACAAAGGGGTCAAGCACTCGATCGAGGTGGCCCGCATCTTGCGCGACGTGCTGCCGAAGGAAGAGGAGCCGGAAGACGAAGAGAGCGACGACGAGTCGACCGAGCCTCAGGAATAA